From the Sphingomonas aliaeris genome, one window contains:
- the rnpA gene encoding ribonuclease P protein component: protein MTTLAVRRDFLAANAGKRAPMPGFVLLVRDRQDGSPDMRIGYTVTKKIGNAVVRNRMKRRLRELARDLLPTNGIRGADHVLIGRNGGIERDYALLRTELAKALAKVMR from the coding sequence CTGACGACCCTCGCCGTCCGCCGCGATTTTCTCGCGGCGAATGCAGGCAAGCGTGCACCGATGCCGGGTTTCGTCCTGCTGGTGCGCGATCGTCAGGACGGTTCGCCCGATATGCGAATCGGCTACACCGTCACCAAGAAGATCGGCAACGCCGTCGTCCGTAACCGGATGAAGCGGCGGCTCCGAGAACTTGCGCGCGATCTGCTCCCGACCAACGGCATTCGCGGCGCGGATCACGTGCTGATCGGCCGCAACGGCGGTATCGAACGCGATTATGCGCTGCTGCGGACGGAACTCGCCAAGGCGCTGGCGAAGGTGATGCGGTGA
- the rpmH gene encoding 50S ribosomal protein L34, producing the protein MKRTFQPSNLVRARRHGFRARSATPGGRNVLRARRNRGRKKLSA; encoded by the coding sequence ATGAAGCGGACCTTTCAACCGAGCAACCTGGTGCGCGCACGTCGCCACGGCTTCCGCGCACGTTCGGCAACTCCGGGCGGTCGCAACGTCCTGCGCGCTCGCCGCAACCGCGGCCGGAAGAAGCTGTCCGCCTAA
- a CDS encoding YifB family Mg chelatase-like AAA ATPase, giving the protein MVAIVSTVAYLGLEARSVEVQVSLAPGLPNFIVVGLADKAVAESRERVRGAIAAMGLALPPKRISVNLSPADLPKEGSHYDLPIALALLGAMGVVDAETLSGYVAVGELGLDARIAPSAGVLLAALHASAEGKGLICPAAQGSEAAWAGSVEVIAAPDLLSLLNHFKGHGLLSPPQPGDAEEAFSGPDLRQVKGQETAKRALEIAAAGGHNLLMVGPPGAGKSLMAACLPGILPPLDAADALEVSMVASVAGNLQNGRLTRTRPYRSPHHSASMAALVGGGLKVKPGEVSLAHLGVLFLDELPEFQRAVLDSLRQPLETGTVSVARANAHVTFPARVQLVAAMNPCRCGHLGDAALACSRAPKCAADYQAKVSGPLLDRIDLHIDVQAVSAADLVLPPPAEGSAEVRARVMAARAIQTGRYSDHPVRSNAEIDGALLEAVATPDEAGRKLLAQASEAMRLSARGYTRILRVARTIADLAGSDGVGRLHVAEALSYRRQAPRS; this is encoded by the coding sequence ATGGTCGCGATCGTATCGACTGTCGCCTACCTCGGACTGGAGGCGCGCAGCGTCGAGGTGCAGGTTTCGCTCGCGCCCGGATTGCCGAATTTCATCGTCGTCGGGTTGGCCGACAAGGCCGTGGCGGAAAGCCGCGAGCGGGTGCGCGGCGCAATCGCGGCGATGGGGCTCGCGCTGCCGCCCAAGCGGATATCGGTCAATTTGTCGCCCGCCGACCTGCCGAAGGAAGGATCGCATTACGACCTGCCGATCGCGCTCGCCCTGCTGGGGGCGATGGGCGTGGTCGATGCCGAGACGCTGAGCGGATATGTCGCGGTGGGCGAACTCGGGCTGGACGCGCGGATCGCGCCGTCGGCGGGGGTTTTGCTTGCGGCGTTGCATGCGTCGGCGGAGGGGAAGGGGTTGATCTGTCCGGCGGCGCAGGGGTCGGAGGCGGCATGGGCCGGATCGGTCGAGGTGATCGCGGCGCCGGATTTGCTGTCGTTGCTCAATCACTTCAAGGGCCACGGATTGCTCTCGCCGCCGCAACCGGGCGATGCCGAGGAGGCATTTTCCGGACCCGATCTGCGGCAGGTGAAGGGGCAGGAGACCGCCAAGCGCGCGCTGGAGATTGCGGCGGCGGGTGGGCACAACCTGTTGATGGTCGGGCCGCCGGGCGCGGGAAAGTCGCTGATGGCGGCGTGTCTGCCGGGCATATTGCCGCCGCTCGACGCCGCCGATGCGCTGGAAGTGTCGATGGTGGCGAGCGTCGCGGGTAATTTGCAGAACGGCCGGCTGACGCGAACGCGCCCGTATCGCAGCCCGCATCATTCCGCATCGATGGCGGCTTTGGTCGGTGGCGGGCTGAAGGTGAAGCCGGGCGAGGTCAGCCTCGCGCATCTCGGCGTGCTGTTTCTCGACGAACTTCCCGAATTCCAGCGCGCCGTGCTCGATTCGTTGCGCCAGCCGCTGGAGACGGGAACGGTGAGCGTCGCGCGGGCGAATGCGCATGTGACGTTCCCGGCGCGGGTGCAGCTGGTCGCGGCGATGAACCCGTGCCGTTGCGGGCATCTGGGCGATGCGGCTCTGGCGTGCTCACGCGCGCCGAAATGCGCGGCGGATTATCAGGCGAAGGTTTCGGGGCCGCTTTTGGACCGGATCGATCTGCACATCGACGTGCAGGCGGTGAGCGCCGCCGACCTCGTCCTGCCGCCGCCTGCGGAGGGGTCGGCCGAGGTCCGCGCGCGCGTCATGGCGGCGCGCGCGATCCAGACTGGTCGGTATTCGGATCACCCGGTGCGCAGCAATGCCGAGATCGACGGCGCGTTGCTGGAGGCGGTGGCGACGCCGGACGAGGCCGGCCGCAAGCTGCTGGCGCAGGCGAGCGAGGCGATGCGATTGTCGGCGCGGGGCTATACGAGGATCCTGCGGGTGGCCCGGACGATCGCCGATCTGGCGGGGAGTGACGGGGTAGGGCGGCTACACGTGGCGGAGGCGCTCAGCTACCGGCGACAGGCTCCGCGGAGTTGA
- a CDS encoding response regulator, protein MGDLPHLLLVDDERSIREPLATYFGKQGFRVTQAADAETARTRLAAYAIDLVVLDIMMPGEDGLSLTRHIRENGEIPVILLTARSEETDRIVGLEMGADDYVVKPFSPRELAARIKVILRRAAAGGTRQHAPDSGSFAFAGWVLKSGERALVDREGVSVPLSTGEYNLLHALVTRPRQVLTRDQLLDLTQGREAAAFDRAIDNQVSRLRRKIEADPKNPDLIKTVWGGGYTLAAEVTRL, encoded by the coding sequence ATGGGAGACCTGCCACACCTGCTGCTCGTCGATGACGAACGCTCGATCCGCGAACCGCTCGCCACCTATTTCGGCAAGCAGGGGTTTCGCGTGACACAGGCGGCGGATGCGGAAACGGCACGGACGCGGCTTGCCGCCTACGCCATCGACCTCGTCGTGCTCGACATCATGATGCCGGGCGAGGACGGGCTCAGCCTGACGCGACACATTCGCGAGAATGGCGAGATACCCGTCATCCTGCTCACCGCACGCAGCGAGGAGACGGACCGTATCGTCGGGCTGGAAATGGGCGCCGACGATTATGTCGTGAAGCCGTTCTCGCCGCGCGAACTCGCCGCGCGGATCAAGGTGATCCTGCGCCGCGCCGCCGCCGGTGGCACGCGGCAGCACGCGCCCGACAGTGGGTCGTTCGCCTTTGCCGGCTGGGTCCTCAAATCCGGCGAACGGGCGCTGGTGGACCGCGAGGGCGTATCCGTCCCGCTGTCGACCGGTGAATATAATCTGCTGCACGCGCTGGTCACGCGCCCGCGCCAGGTGCTGACGCGCGATCAGTTGCTCGATCTGACGCAGGGGCGTGAAGCCGCCGCGTTCGACCGCGCGATCGACAATCAGGTCAGTCGGTTGCGGCGCAAGATCGAGGCGGATCCGAAGAACCCCGATCTGATCAAGACCGTGTGGGGCGGCGGCTATACGCTCGCGGCCGAAGTGACGCGGCTTTGA
- a CDS encoding CREC-EF hand family protein yields MKKLILAAALAGTIVSGAAIAAQNAPAAQSAQKPGRMAQADTNADGTITRAEFLAQAGTRFDARDANRDGTIAGDELVGRNGQARPDAKPMSRAAAMERAATMFDRLDTSKDGKLDATERQAMRGRMGANRRGGPDGQHAMRGGHHGIRLAKVDANKDGRISQDEMRARADKRFARLDANKDGFIDKAEIATVRAKMKHRAPGAAAPRQSATNG; encoded by the coding sequence ATGAAGAAGCTTATCCTCGCCGCCGCTCTTGCCGGAACGATCGTCTCCGGTGCCGCCATCGCCGCGCAAAACGCCCCCGCCGCCCAGTCCGCGCAAAAGCCCGGCCGCATGGCACAGGCGGATACGAATGCCGACGGCACGATCACCCGCGCAGAATTCCTGGCCCAGGCCGGAACGCGCTTCGATGCGCGTGATGCCAACAGGGACGGAACGATCGCCGGCGACGAACTCGTCGGCCGTAACGGGCAGGCCCGCCCCGACGCCAAGCCGATGAGCCGCGCCGCCGCGATGGAACGCGCTGCCACGATGTTCGACCGGCTGGACACCAGCAAGGACGGCAAGCTCGACGCCACCGAACGCCAGGCGATGCGCGGCCGGATGGGCGCCAACCGCCGCGGCGGGCCGGATGGCCAGCACGCGATGCGTGGGGGCCATCACGGTATTCGCCTCGCCAAGGTCGATGCGAACAAGGACGGCCGCATCAGCCAGGACGAGATGCGCGCCCGCGCCGACAAGCGCTTCGCCCGGCTGGATGCCAACAAGGACGGCTTCATCGACAAGGCGGAAATCGCCACCGTTCGCGCGAAGATGAAGCATCGCGCGCCGGGTGCCGCCGCGCCGCGCCAGTCCGCCACCAACGGCTGA
- a CDS encoding thioesterase family protein has product MTSLIEILAAAAPTETGFTATIPANWLQGRTAYGGLSSALALHAAQACESDLPPLRSAQVSFIGPLAGDVTVTATKLRRGRNAAFIQSDITSEAGLGYRAMFVFMAPQSSRIDLDRATPAALKPPEADTKFYVGPEGFFTGNFEFLDQKEGLGDAEWLRWARLRDRDGLDPMVEVMTIGDALPPAALKLFGKDFVPLSSLTWIVNLLTPAPTTTDGWWLLTAKSDFARNGCSSQTMAVWNADGVKVAEGMQSVAIFG; this is encoded by the coding sequence ATGACGTCGCTGATCGAAATCCTTGCCGCCGCCGCGCCGACCGAAACCGGCTTCACCGCGACGATCCCCGCCAACTGGCTGCAGGGGCGCACCGCTTATGGCGGCCTGTCCAGCGCGCTCGCTCTGCATGCGGCGCAAGCCTGCGAGTCCGACCTTCCCCCGCTCCGCTCCGCGCAAGTGTCATTCATCGGTCCGCTGGCGGGCGACGTGACCGTGACCGCGACCAAGCTGCGCCGCGGTCGCAACGCCGCCTTCATCCAGTCGGACATCACGTCCGAGGCGGGTCTGGGCTACCGCGCGATGTTCGTGTTCATGGCGCCGCAATCGTCGCGCATCGACCTCGACCGCGCCACGCCCGCGGCGCTTAAGCCGCCCGAAGCGGATACCAAATTCTATGTCGGGCCAGAGGGATTCTTCACCGGCAATTTCGAATTCCTCGACCAGAAGGAAGGGCTTGGCGACGCGGAATGGCTGCGCTGGGCGCGGTTGCGGGATCGCGACGGGCTGGACCCGATGGTCGAGGTTATGACGATCGGCGACGCATTGCCCCCGGCGGCGCTGAAGCTGTTCGGCAAGGATTTCGTGCCGTTGTCGTCGTTGACCTGGATCGTCAACCTGCTCACGCCCGCCCCCACGACGACGGATGGCTGGTGGCTGCTCACCGCTAAATCCGATTTCGCGCGGAACGGCTGTTCCAGCCAGACGATGGCGGTGTGGAATGCGGACGGCGTCAAGGTGGCGGAGGGCATGCAGAGCGTCGCGATCTTCGGGTAA
- a CDS encoding class I adenylate-forming enzyme family protein, with translation MATDPDTFSPDAATMLASDFATLPDLIRAHARGQGDKIALAEAGGELDYAGLDALMDRVAAGLQRDGIAQGSPVAIIAAASIEYAAVFLGALRAGCVATPLAPSSTGEALVAMVADCGAAITFIDADAATTLAGQHVPGKLVHLKSLATWLAPEGSVPAPVTIAPQDGFNIIYSSGTTGTPKGIVQSHAMRWAHIARNAAAGFDSAVTMIATPLYSNTTLVSFLPTLGWGGTVVLMKKFDARGYLQLAERHRATHTMLVPVQYHRIMALPDFDSFDLSSFRLKTSTSAPFSAALKADVVARWPGMLLEYYGMTEGGASTGLNATAHPDKLHTVGVPLPGHEIRLIDDEGNEVAPGEMGEVVGRSPTMMTGYHGRSEATAAAEWHDADGNRYIRHGDVGRFDEDGFLILMDRKKDLIISGGFNIYPTDLEVVLRQHPAVSDCSVIGVPSEAWGETPVGFYVLDTGVAASAEEIRQWVNTQLGKTQRLSELHAIEELPRSAIGKVLKRELRDRLAGEDA, from the coding sequence ATGGCAACCGACCCCGACACCTTTTCGCCCGATGCTGCCACGATGCTGGCCAGCGACTTCGCCACTCTGCCCGACCTGATCCGTGCGCACGCACGCGGCCAGGGCGACAAGATCGCACTGGCGGAGGCGGGCGGCGAACTCGATTATGCCGGGCTCGACGCGCTGATGGACCGCGTCGCCGCCGGCCTGCAACGCGACGGCATCGCGCAAGGATCGCCCGTCGCGATCATCGCCGCCGCGAGCATCGAATATGCCGCCGTCTTTCTTGGCGCGCTGAGGGCCGGATGCGTCGCCACCCCGCTGGCGCCGTCATCGACCGGGGAAGCGCTGGTCGCGATGGTCGCCGATTGCGGCGCGGCGATCACCTTCATCGACGCGGACGCCGCGACCACGCTCGCCGGGCAACACGTGCCGGGCAAGCTGGTGCATCTGAAGTCGCTGGCGACATGGCTCGCGCCCGAAGGCAGCGTCCCGGCCCCGGTGACGATCGCGCCGCAGGACGGGTTCAACATCATCTATTCGTCCGGCACGACCGGCACGCCCAAGGGCATCGTACAGAGCCACGCGATGCGCTGGGCCCATATCGCGCGCAACGCCGCCGCCGGGTTCGACAGCGCGGTGACGATGATCGCCACGCCGCTCTATTCGAACACGACGTTGGTCAGCTTCCTGCCGACGCTCGGCTGGGGCGGCACGGTCGTGCTGATGAAAAAGTTCGATGCGCGCGGCTATCTGCAACTCGCCGAACGTCACCGCGCCACCCACACGATGCTGGTGCCGGTGCAATATCACCGCATCATGGCGCTGCCCGATTTCGACAGTTTCGACCTGTCGAGCTTCCGGTTGAAGACCAGCACCAGCGCACCCTTCTCCGCGGCGCTAAAGGCGGATGTCGTGGCGCGCTGGCCGGGCATGCTGCTGGAATATTACGGCATGACCGAGGGCGGCGCCTCCACCGGCCTCAACGCCACCGCGCACCCGGACAAGCTGCACACGGTCGGCGTGCCGCTGCCCGGTCACGAAATCCGCCTGATCGACGATGAGGGCAACGAAGTCGCGCCGGGCGAAATGGGCGAAGTGGTCGGTCGCAGCCCGACGATGATGACCGGCTATCACGGCCGCAGCGAAGCCACCGCCGCCGCCGAGTGGCACGATGCGGATGGCAACCGCTACATCCGCCACGGCGATGTCGGACGCTTCGACGAAGACGGTTTCCTGATCCTGATGGACCGCAAGAAGGACCTGATCATCTCTGGCGGGTTCAACATCTATCCGACCGATCTGGAAGTCGTCCTTCGGCAACACCCGGCGGTGTCGGATTGCAGCGTCATCGGCGTGCCGTCCGAAGCCTGGGGCGAGACGCCGGTCGGTTTCTACGTCCTCGATACCGGCGTCGCGGCGAGCGCGGAGGAAATCCGCCAGTGGGTCAATACGCAGCTCGGCAAGACGCAGCGTTTGTCCGAACTGCACGCGATCGAGGAACTGCCGCGCAGTGCGATCGGCAAGGTGCTGAAGCGCGAATTGCGCGATCGTCTCGCGGGAGAGGATGCATGA
- a CDS encoding SDR family NAD(P)-dependent oxidoreductase codes for MMQDKVAIVTGGGTGIGASVVRKLAARGVRCVVNYASSRDEAEALAAAVGNGSIAVQADVADDAACRALAAAAVEAFGRIDYLVNNAGRTKFANHEAMDDLTAEDFIHIYRLNTIGPFQMVRACTAAMQAGFEAGNGAGAVVNVASVAGVFGNGSSVAYAASKGALVTMTKSLGRALAPAIRVNAVAPGYVGTGWFEKRLGEDGFAALNASIASKTPLGLAAGPDDIAGPIVMLLGPDARAITGETMLIDAGAHLDVGLSRRPAREM; via the coding sequence ATGATGCAGGACAAGGTCGCGATCGTAACCGGCGGCGGTACGGGGATCGGCGCGTCGGTGGTGCGCAAGCTTGCGGCCCGCGGCGTGCGCTGCGTCGTCAACTACGCCTCCAGCCGTGACGAGGCGGAAGCACTGGCGGCGGCGGTCGGCAACGGGTCGATCGCGGTGCAGGCGGATGTCGCGGACGATGCCGCCTGCCGCGCGCTGGCGGCGGCGGCGGTCGAGGCGTTCGGACGGATCGACTATCTGGTCAACAATGCCGGGCGGACGAAATTCGCCAATCACGAGGCGATGGATGACCTGACTGCGGAGGACTTCATCCACATCTACCGGCTCAACACGATCGGGCCGTTCCAGATGGTGCGCGCCTGCACGGCCGCCATGCAGGCCGGGTTCGAGGCCGGGAACGGCGCGGGGGCGGTCGTCAACGTCGCGTCGGTCGCGGGCGTGTTCGGTAACGGATCGTCGGTCGCCTATGCCGCCTCGAAAGGCGCACTGGTGACGATGACGAAAAGCCTGGGCCGTGCGCTGGCCCCCGCAATTCGCGTCAACGCCGTCGCGCCCGGCTATGTCGGCACGGGCTGGTTCGAGAAACGGCTGGGCGAGGACGGTTTCGCCGCGCTCAACGCCTCAATCGCAAGCAAGACCCCGCTCGGCCTCGCTGCGGGCCCGGACGATATCGCCGGCCCGATCGTCATGCTGCTCGGCCCAGACGCTCGCGCGATCACCGGCGAGACGATGCTGATCGATGCCGGCGCGCATCTCGACGTGGGATTGTCGCGGCGACCAGCACGGGAAATGTAG
- a CDS encoding acyl-CoA dehydrogenase family protein: MAFAAELDAPASPIDTFRKDARDWLAANFPPALKGKDNAMSAIDGPTDLSPDEAAWKAAVGEKGWGVPGWPKQYGGGGLSKAEIRVLQEEMGRIGAWNPIGGMGVMMFGPTLLEYGTEEQKQEHIPPIARGEIRWCQGYSEPGAGSDLASLQMFAEDKGDHYIVNGQKTWTSGGQWADKCFALVRTDKTKKHEGISFLLIDMHSPGVEVKPIRLISGSSPFCETFFTNVSVPKGNLVGREGEGWTIGKRLLQHERSSLSGGGSTARMFAGKPMGALAKDYRGTDEQGRVSDSDLRMRIVRHEMDSRAFALTLRRAAMEAKSNQGPSAATSIMKNVGARITQDRAELSIEIMGMNGLGWEGEGFTEAELNQTRTWLWGKAVSIYGGSSEIQNNVIAKRILGMLDHQ, from the coding sequence ATGGCTTTTGCTGCCGAACTCGACGCTCCCGCCAGCCCGATCGATACTTTCCGCAAGGACGCGCGCGACTGGCTTGCCGCGAACTTCCCGCCCGCGCTGAAGGGCAAGGACAATGCCATGTCAGCGATCGACGGGCCGACCGACCTGTCTCCGGACGAGGCGGCGTGGAAGGCGGCGGTCGGCGAAAAGGGCTGGGGCGTGCCCGGCTGGCCGAAGCAATATGGCGGCGGTGGTCTGAGCAAGGCCGAGATCCGCGTATTGCAGGAAGAGATGGGGCGGATCGGGGCGTGGAACCCGATCGGCGGCATGGGCGTGATGATGTTCGGCCCGACCTTGCTGGAATATGGCACGGAAGAGCAGAAGCAGGAGCATATTCCCCCGATCGCGCGCGGCGAGATCCGCTGGTGCCAGGGATATTCGGAGCCGGGCGCCGGGTCCGATCTCGCCAGCCTGCAGATGTTCGCCGAGGATAAGGGCGATCACTACATCGTCAACGGCCAGAAGACCTGGACGTCGGGCGGGCAGTGGGCGGACAAGTGCTTTGCGCTGGTCCGCACCGACAAGACGAAGAAGCATGAAGGCATCAGCTTCCTGCTGATCGACATGCACAGCCCCGGCGTCGAGGTGAAGCCGATCCGGCTGATCTCCGGCTCCTCGCCGTTCTGCGAGACGTTCTTCACCAACGTCAGCGTGCCGAAGGGCAATCTGGTCGGGCGCGAGGGCGAAGGCTGGACGATCGGCAAGCGGCTGTTGCAGCATGAGCGTTCCAGCCTGTCCGGCGGCGGATCGACCGCGCGGATGTTCGCGGGCAAGCCGATGGGCGCGCTGGCGAAGGATTATCGCGGCACCGACGAGCAGGGGCGTGTCAGCGACAGCGACCTGCGTATGCGGATCGTACGGCACGAAATGGATTCGCGCGCCTTCGCGCTGACGCTGCGGCGTGCGGCGATGGAAGCGAAATCCAATCAGGGGCCGTCGGCCGCGACCTCGATCATGAAGAATGTCGGCGCCCGCATCACGCAGGACCGCGCGGAACTGAGCATCGAGATCATGGGCATGAACGGGCTCGGCTGGGAAGGCGAAGGCTTTACCGAGGCGGAGCTGAACCAGACCCGTACCTGGCTGTGGGGCAAGGCGGTCTCGATCTATGGCGGGTCGAGCGAGATCCAGAACAACGTAATCGCCAAGCGCATCCTGGGGATGCTGGACCACCAGTAA
- a CDS encoding acyl-CoA dehydrogenase family protein — translation MAALNEEQTMLRDMAREWADNEAPVTAFRKVRNAGAIEGFDRAAWGEMGQMGWGGIVVPEEFGGSAFGYLSLGLVLEQLGRNLTASPLASTAAAASAIALGGSNAAKADWLPKIAAGEVIATLAIDEGPNHDPSKIAASVSGGVLTGTKEFVAEGDTAQVFVVAAVGGLYLVTGDEGVTRSTRRMADSRSHAQVRFDGAKAEKLGGPELTAKVVDLATAALSAEMLGMAEQAFAVTNDYLKTRVQFGQALSTFQALQHRMAKMFTELELMRSAVEGALEAIDAGRSDVDQAVSLAKAIASDTLHLVSREMVQLHGGIGMTDEHDAGLYLKRAYVLETMWGNAAFHRERFARLNGY, via the coding sequence ATGGCGGCGTTGAACGAAGAACAGACGATGTTGCGCGATATGGCGCGCGAATGGGCCGATAACGAAGCGCCCGTCACGGCGTTTCGCAAAGTTCGCAATGCCGGCGCGATCGAGGGGTTCGATCGCGCGGCGTGGGGCGAAATGGGCCAGATGGGCTGGGGCGGCATCGTCGTGCCGGAGGAATTCGGCGGATCGGCCTTCGGATATCTGTCGCTCGGGCTGGTGCTGGAGCAACTGGGACGCAACCTGACGGCGTCTCCGCTCGCATCGACCGCTGCGGCGGCCAGCGCGATCGCGCTCGGCGGATCGAACGCGGCAAAGGCCGACTGGCTGCCGAAGATCGCGGCGGGCGAAGTCATCGCGACGCTCGCGATCGATGAGGGCCCCAATCACGACCCGTCGAAGATCGCGGCCAGCGTATCGGGCGGCGTGCTGACGGGAACGAAGGAATTCGTCGCGGAAGGCGATACCGCGCAGGTCTTCGTCGTGGCCGCGGTCGGCGGCCTGTACCTGGTGACGGGCGACGAAGGCGTGACACGGTCCACGCGACGCATGGCGGATTCGCGCAGCCATGCGCAGGTCCGGTTCGACGGTGCCAAGGCAGAGAAGCTGGGCGGGCCGGAACTCACCGCCAAGGTCGTCGATCTGGCGACGGCGGCGCTGTCGGCGGAGATGCTAGGTATGGCGGAACAGGCGTTCGCCGTGACCAACGACTATCTGAAGACTCGTGTCCAGTTCGGACAGGCCTTGTCGACGTTCCAGGCGTTGCAGCACCGGATGGCGAAGATGTTCACCGAACTGGAATTGATGCGGTCCGCGGTCGAGGGGGCACTGGAGGCGATCGACGCCGGACGAAGCGACGTGGATCAGGCCGTCAGCCTCGCCAAGGCGATCGCCAGCGATACGCTGCATCTGGTCAGCCGGGAGATGGTGCAGCTGCATGGCGGCATCGGCATGACCGACGAACATGATGCCGGCCTGTACCTGAAACGCGCCTACGTGCTTGAAACGATGTGGGGCAATGCGGCCTTCCACCGCGAACGATTCGCCCGGCTCAACGGATATTGA